The proteins below are encoded in one region of Shewanella putrefaciens:
- a CDS encoding STAS domain-containing protein, translated as MSNIHIIALPERFDFHYHRTFTSAYQDILKLKEVNHVVLDFSRVLYLDSSALGMMVLLYRKTQELGCSTSIKGAHGQAEEILRVANMQKLYSIGSE; from the coding sequence ATGTCAAACATTCATATTATCGCCTTGCCAGAACGTTTTGATTTTCACTATCACAGAACTTTCACGAGCGCTTATCAAGATATTTTAAAATTAAAAGAAGTTAATCATGTTGTCTTAGATTTTAGCCGAGTATTATATCTCGACAGTTCAGCATTAGGAATGATGGTGCTGTTATATCGTAAAACCCAGGAATTAGGATGTTCCACGTCAATAAAAGGAGCCCATGGTCAGGCGGAAGAGATTTTAAGAGTGGCGAATATGCAGAAGCTATACTCTATAGGATCAGAATAG
- a CDS encoding acetate--CoA ligase family protein has translation MSQRTLNSLFKPTSVAIIGASNTEKRAGNVLMKNLLSSGFSGPIMPVTPKYRAVMGVLAYPNIEALPIKPDLAVICTRACRVPAIVETLAQFGCKVAIIMASGMTQEFNEEGVSLLELTMQNAKRYGMRILGPNSLGMLLPPLGLNASLAHASALPGKIAFVSQSAAICTTVLDWANNKGIGFSSFISLGDATDINFDELLDYLGRDSRTSAIMLYIDSVNEKRHFLSAARAASRNKPILVIKSGRSAEGARAAKLHTGGVGGNDAVYEAAFRRAGMLRVNDLIELFAAVESLAHSNPLQGERLGIISNGGGPAVLAVDELILRGGKLAELSENTIAQLDAVLPNTWSRQNPVDIIGDANATRYAKALTILMDCDELDAILVLHSPSALGESVEIADALIKVIHAHPKKNRLNILTNWSGEDSAYQARKRFTKGGISTYRTPEGAVGAFMHMVEYRRNQKLLQEVPQSIPDNIPTDSLTARKLLQAAQAKGKSVLETHEASPILRAYGLNTIDTWFVKDADEAVAIANEAGYPLALKVQSPNILHKSDVHGVMLNLTSAEDIRHAANAITKRVHQANPEAIIEGMIVQKMALTAGAQEIRVAVISDPVFGPAICLGEGGSEWDPTNDAAVALPPLNMALARYMVIQALKTHKLKDRHLPLGLDMNALCVMLTQISHIIIDCPEIASLDLNPVLAAGEHITLLDVNIRLHDANADNSSRLAIMPYPKELEEIAELKNGLKVMLRPILPEDEPKHLAFDNSLSDEDRYKRYFGVRSKMTHEEMAVLTQIDYAREMAFIATAKGPDGDDITLGAVRASIDPDNTEAEFAMAVRGDHQGIGLGKLLLEKLIKYYQANDTQVLTGFTMFENRNMASLAKSLGFKVSFDMEEHLIKMHMDLKENPPKEA, from the coding sequence ATGAGTCAACGTACGTTAAACTCCTTATTTAAACCGACTTCCGTTGCCATTATCGGCGCCTCGAATACCGAAAAACGTGCCGGAAATGTGTTGATGAAAAACCTGCTCTCCAGCGGTTTTTCGGGACCTATTATGCCCGTCACCCCTAAGTATCGCGCTGTGATGGGGGTACTCGCCTATCCCAATATCGAAGCCTTGCCCATTAAACCCGATTTGGCCGTTATCTGTACCCGCGCTTGTCGGGTGCCCGCGATTGTTGAAACCTTGGCCCAGTTTGGTTGTAAGGTGGCCATTATTATGGCTTCTGGCATGACGCAGGAATTCAATGAAGAGGGCGTGAGTCTGCTCGAGCTGACTATGCAAAACGCTAAGCGTTACGGTATGCGCATTCTGGGGCCAAACAGCTTAGGCATGTTACTGCCACCACTGGGATTAAACGCCAGCCTCGCCCATGCCAGCGCCCTGCCCGGCAAAATTGCCTTCGTGTCCCAATCGGCCGCCATTTGCACTACAGTATTAGACTGGGCCAATAACAAAGGCATTGGGTTTTCGTCTTTTATCTCCCTTGGTGACGCCACCGACATCAATTTCGATGAACTGCTTGATTACCTTGGCCGCGACAGTCGCACCAGCGCCATTATGCTGTATATCGACTCAGTGAACGAGAAGCGCCATTTTCTCTCGGCAGCCCGCGCCGCTTCCCGCAATAAACCCATTTTAGTGATCAAATCAGGCCGTAGCGCCGAAGGTGCCCGCGCCGCAAAATTACATACGGGTGGTGTTGGTGGTAACGATGCCGTGTACGAAGCCGCATTCCGCCGTGCGGGTATGCTGCGGGTTAACGATTTGATTGAACTCTTCGCCGCGGTAGAAAGTCTCGCTCACTCCAATCCCCTGCAAGGTGAACGCTTAGGCATTATCAGTAATGGCGGTGGCCCAGCGGTACTCGCCGTGGATGAACTGATCCTGCGGGGTGGCAAGTTGGCGGAATTATCGGAAAACACCATTGCCCAACTGGACGCTGTGTTGCCCAATACCTGGTCAAGGCAAAATCCCGTCGACATCATAGGCGATGCCAATGCAACTCGTTATGCCAAAGCGCTCACTATCTTAATGGATTGTGATGAGTTGGACGCGATTCTGGTACTGCATTCCCCCTCAGCCTTAGGGGAAAGTGTGGAGATTGCCGATGCGCTGATAAAAGTCATCCATGCCCACCCCAAAAAGAATCGCCTTAATATTTTAACCAATTGGAGCGGCGAAGACTCAGCCTATCAGGCTCGCAAACGCTTCACTAAGGGCGGTATCTCCACCTATCGCACCCCCGAAGGGGCCGTTGGCGCCTTTATGCATATGGTAGAATACCGCCGCAACCAAAAGTTGCTGCAGGAAGTGCCGCAATCCATCCCCGACAATATTCCCACCGATAGCCTCACTGCCCGCAAATTACTGCAGGCGGCCCAGGCTAAAGGAAAATCGGTGCTGGAAACCCACGAGGCCAGCCCCATTTTGCGGGCCTATGGCCTTAATACTATAGACACTTGGTTTGTCAAAGATGCCGATGAAGCGGTCGCCATTGCCAACGAAGCGGGCTATCCCTTAGCGTTAAAAGTGCAATCGCCGAATATCTTACATAAATCCGATGTGCACGGGGTGATGCTCAATTTAACCTCGGCCGAAGATATCCGCCACGCGGCCAATGCGATTACTAAAAGGGTACATCAGGCCAATCCCGAAGCGATTATCGAGGGCATGATAGTACAGAAAATGGCCCTCACGGCGGGGGCGCAAGAGATCCGCGTGGCCGTGATAAGCGACCCTGTCTTTGGGCCCGCCATTTGTTTAGGCGAAGGCGGCTCCGAATGGGACCCGACGAATGATGCCGCCGTTGCCCTGCCGCCGCTAAATATGGCGCTGGCCCGTTATATGGTGATCCAGGCATTAAAGACCCACAAACTCAAGGATCGACATTTACCGCTGGGCTTAGATATGAACGCCCTATGCGTGATGCTAACGCAAATATCCCACATTATTATCGATTGCCCCGAAATCGCCTCCTTGGATTTAAACCCCGTACTGGCCGCGGGCGAGCACATCACCCTGCTCGATGTGAATATTCGGCTGCATGATGCCAACGCCGATAATTCATCGCGTCTGGCTATCATGCCCTATCCGAAGGAGTTAGAAGAAATCGCCGAGCTCAAAAATGGCCTTAAGGTCATGCTGCGGCCCATTCTGCCGGAGGATGAACCTAAACATTTAGCCTTCGATAATTCACTTTCCGATGAAGACAGGTACAAACGCTATTTTGGGGTGCGCTCGAAAATGACCCATGAGGAAATGGCGGTCTTAACCCAAATCGATTATGCCCGCGAGATGGCGTTTATCGCCACTGCCAAGGGGCCAGATGGGGATGACATCACACTGGGCGCGGTGCGTGCCTCCATCGACCCCGACAATACCGAGGCCGAATTTGCCATGGCGGTACGTGGTGATCACCAAGGGATAGGTTTAGGTAAGCTCTTGCTTGAGAAACTCATCAAATATTATCAAGCCAATGATACCCAAGTGCTGACTGGCTTTACCATGTTCGAGAATCGCAACATGGCCAGCCTCGCCAAGAGTTTAGGGTTCAAAGTGAGTTTCGATATGGAAGAGCATTTGATTAAAATGCATATGGACTTAAAGGAAAATCCACCCAAAGAGGCTTAA
- a CDS encoding SpoIIE family protein phosphatase → MFERPTTQHFILVVDDDPVASQSISDFIHRKGYSVIVCNNLEEAFFELSQNQVDLILANYLQTDGTALILLEHLVQLEKEIPVIVINEKKEPQAIFDCFKMGVLDFVIKPINVELFWYKAECLLSRVQLQDKVKQQRIELEEMLYEKAREEQMARHLFEHLVNIDNVNFSFIRTFCQASASFSGDIILNSIAPNGNLFLMLADSTGHGLSAAMPIMRVASTFRAMVTKGFSLIALISELNEKVHRENPGDRFVACIILEADFHRRKLYIWNGGMPPVYMQGHCNDIVSSSPEYNDKFHSTNMAIGILPPYTFIADVFTIDLPEQGYACLFSDGLIDQRTKDGTPLGVDNLRNLFKEHQGELTQFLNDNFRQYFSGQHIADDITVCTLDFKMLNAWHSRRDLSKLKSNLDGEFSWNIHISGPMLLRADYLSTLNHFLISFGCAASFCQKVFTVVAELFNNALDHGVLKLDSRMKNDPDGFELYHSIRENNSERLTADDWVKVNISWCSTKELHICVADSGTGFKEVQASISDYPELSGRGLSLVKALCKDYALISPGNITKVIME, encoded by the coding sequence ATGTTTGAGCGGCCAACAACGCAGCATTTTATTTTAGTTGTCGATGATGATCCTGTCGCAAGCCAATCTATTAGTGATTTTATACACAGAAAAGGCTATAGCGTTATTGTATGTAACAACCTTGAGGAAGCTTTTTTTGAGCTTTCGCAAAATCAAGTCGATCTTATTTTGGCTAATTATCTACAAACCGATGGTACTGCACTCATATTATTAGAGCACTTGGTTCAATTAGAAAAAGAAATACCGGTTATTGTCATTAATGAAAAAAAGGAGCCACAAGCCATTTTTGACTGCTTCAAAATGGGGGTGCTCGACTTTGTGATTAAACCGATCAATGTGGAACTCTTTTGGTATAAAGCCGAATGTTTACTCAGTCGGGTGCAATTACAAGATAAAGTCAAGCAGCAAAGGATTGAACTGGAAGAAATGCTCTATGAAAAGGCGAGGGAGGAGCAAATGGCTCGCCATCTCTTTGAGCACTTGGTGAATATTGATAATGTGAACTTTAGTTTTATTCGCACATTTTGTCAGGCCAGTGCCAGTTTTAGCGGTGATATCATTTTAAATAGCATTGCACCTAATGGTAATTTGTTTTTAATGTTAGCCGATTCGACGGGCCATGGACTCAGTGCCGCCATGCCAATAATGCGCGTAGCAAGCACATTTAGGGCTATGGTTACAAAAGGATTTTCCTTAATTGCCCTCATTAGTGAGTTAAATGAAAAGGTGCATAGGGAAAATCCAGGGGACCGCTTTGTCGCTTGTATTATACTGGAGGCCGATTTTCATCGAAGAAAGCTCTATATATGGAATGGTGGTATGCCGCCGGTCTACATGCAAGGCCATTGCAATGATATCGTATCTTCGTCGCCAGAATATAATGATAAATTTCATTCAACGAATATGGCAATAGGTATCTTGCCACCATATACTTTTATTGCCGATGTTTTTACGATTGATTTACCCGAACAGGGATATGCCTGTTTATTTAGTGATGGTTTAATTGATCAACGGACTAAAGATGGTACTCCTTTGGGAGTAGATAATTTAAGGAATTTATTTAAAGAGCACCAAGGTGAGTTAACGCAGTTTTTAAATGACAACTTCAGGCAATATTTTTCTGGTCAACATATTGCTGACGATATTACCGTTTGTACATTGGATTTTAAGATGCTTAATGCTTGGCACAGCAGACGAGATCTTAGTAAGCTTAAATCAAATCTAGATGGGGAATTTTCCTGGAATATTCATATTTCTGGACCTATGCTATTAAGGGCTGATTATTTAAGTACACTCAATCATTTTTTAATTAGTTTTGGTTGTGCTGCAAGTTTTTGCCAAAAAGTATTTACAGTTGTCGCTGAATTGTTTAATAACGCATTAGACCATGGTGTACTAAAGTTAGACTCGAGAATGAAAAATGATCCAGATGGTTTCGAGTTATACCATAGTATTCGAGAGAACAACTCGGAGCGTCTAACCGCTGATGATTGGGTCAAAGTGAATATCAGCTGGTGTTCAACAAAGGAATTGCACATCTGTGTCGCCGATAGTGGAACGGGTTTTAAGGAGGTGCAAGCATCAATTTCAGACTATCCTGAACTGTCAGGCAGAGGTCTCTCACTGGTGAAAGCATTATGTAAAGATTACGCGTTAATATCACCGGGTAATATCACTAAAGTCATAATGGAATAG
- a CDS encoding GGDEF domain-containing protein yields the protein MSSPAENTELDAAAQILRLAVPQMSALGIPVTPENYTVWYEYFSGMNLDLNRAIDGFIANHVLFTKEVNTSLYKNFIQEKSPEVIENVQIETQILINSLLSKIAQLNQGTVAFSGSLAEFGIKLQSSPDLNTLNQLVDGVMDEMQNLLLNNQNMEQSLNVMGQEVQSLKSEMENLSLAAMTDQLTSLHNRRAYEFAIQDYVHCAKEQHTRCSLLLIDIDKFKNFNDTYGHQIGDKVLAYVALALKQCVRGDDFVARYGGEEFVVLLPNTHFHDALQVAETLRERISERRLTIGKDKKLSLGAITVSIGLASLQEGDDAETLFSRADKALYEAKSDGRNCVRG from the coding sequence ATGTCATCTCCTGCAGAAAATACTGAACTCGATGCTGCCGCTCAGATCCTGCGTTTAGCTGTGCCACAAATGTCTGCCCTCGGTATTCCCGTTACCCCCGAAAACTATACAGTCTGGTATGAATATTTTTCTGGCATGAATCTCGACTTAAATCGCGCCATCGATGGTTTTATAGCTAATCATGTGCTGTTTACTAAGGAGGTTAATACCAGCCTCTATAAGAACTTTATCCAAGAAAAATCTCCAGAAGTCATTGAAAATGTTCAGATAGAAACACAGATTTTGATTAACTCCCTACTCAGTAAAATCGCGCAATTGAACCAAGGTACCGTGGCCTTTTCGGGATCTTTGGCCGAATTTGGCATTAAATTACAGTCAAGCCCAGATCTGAATACCCTCAATCAGTTAGTCGATGGGGTGATGGATGAAATGCAAAACCTACTGCTTAATAACCAAAATATGGAGCAGAGCCTGAATGTGATGGGGCAAGAAGTACAGAGCCTCAAATCTGAGATGGAAAATTTAAGTCTGGCCGCGATGACGGATCAACTGACTTCTTTGCATAATCGCCGCGCCTATGAGTTTGCCATCCAAGACTATGTACACTGCGCCAAGGAACAACATACCCGTTGCAGTTTGTTATTGATTGATATCGATAAATTTAAAAATTTCAATGATACCTATGGGCATCAAATTGGCGATAAAGTGCTCGCCTACGTGGCGCTGGCCCTAAAACAATGTGTGCGGGGAGATGATTTCGTCGCTCGCTATGGGGGGGAGGAGTTTGTGGTGCTTTTGCCCAACACCCATTTTCACGATGCGTTACAGGTGGCTGAAACCTTAAGGGAACGGATCTCTGAACGGCGTTTAACCATAGGGAAAGATAAAAAGTTATCTTTAGGCGCGATAACGGTTTCCATCGGCCTTGCGTCATTGCAGGAAGGGGACGATGCCGAAACCCTATTTAGCCGCGCCGACAAAGCCCTCTACGAAGCCAAATCCGATGGTCGAAATTGTGTTAGAGGTTAA
- a CDS encoding chemotaxis protein CheW, giving the protein MESRSNIATKGEYNAHDEVEFLSFVLGEEHYALDIMSVKEIRGYEAVTKIANAPSFIKGVLNLRGDIVPIVDLRMKFNVGTVTYDEFTIVIMLNVCDRIVGIVVDAVSDVIKLSSDEILPAPEFGAAFDSRYLKGLATVEEKMVILVNIQALISSDELGLVDANNLSDQE; this is encoded by the coding sequence ATGGAAAGTCGTTCAAATATCGCAACCAAGGGCGAATATAACGCCCACGATGAAGTCGAATTTTTAAGTTTTGTCTTAGGTGAGGAACATTACGCCCTCGATATTATGTCGGTAAAGGAAATCCGGGGTTACGAGGCTGTGACTAAGATTGCCAACGCGCCTAGCTTTATCAAAGGGGTGTTAAACCTGAGGGGCGATATAGTGCCTATTGTGGATCTACGGATGAAATTTAACGTAGGTACAGTAACTTATGATGAATTTACCATAGTCATTATGCTCAATGTCTGCGATCGGATTGTGGGGATTGTGGTCGATGCCGTGTCGGATGTGATTAAACTTTCGAGTGATGAAATTTTACCCGCACCTGAATTTGGCGCCGCATTTGACAGCCGTTATCTCAAGGGATTGGCGACGGTGGAAGAAAAAATGGTCATTTTAGTAAATATACAGGCTCTGATCAGCAGTGATGAGCTAGGTCTAGTTGATGCAAATAATCTGTCTGATCAGGAGTGA
- a CDS encoding chemotaxis protein CheA yields the protein MSINMVEFHQVFFEESHEHLENMEQLLLALDLNTPDPEELNTIFRAAHSIKGGSGIFGFTALTSVTHVMENLLDRTRKGTFELSSATIDLLLRTVDTLTHILSLYREEEPIDWEEVEFAKNQLIAALNGEPFEPNAKTQNKAVTTMPEVEILVADGTNIQSKRQTHDDDLGFGFFENEVELALATEGEHFGFFDEAYTAAEIRVEDIDPKPTIAVPTGKTASDNLAADLDHDLADDLANGLDDELGFGFFEPLTPAQLDNDTSTTGATDADVVTRAKTDNLDLQPMVLQSTNQQLNQHQGDQHAIDHKSRGAAAIQSASKRHESPTSAQATSEHSIANPTPAKSASKKSTPPAQDATLRVETSKIDTLVNLAGELVITQSMLTLIGNELGGELGERLKTALNELERNTREMQEAVMSVRMLPVSFVFNRFHRLVRDLSEQLGKNVNLTIEGGNTEIDKGMIEKLVDPLTHLVRNSLDHGIENPAKRLAAGKSEIGELSLKASQRGGSIVIAVHDDGAGLNRERILQKARENGMQVADNANDKHVWQLIFAAGFSTAQEVTDVSGRGVGMDVVRRNIEALGGRIDIDSVAGQGATFEIQLPLTLAIVDGMSVSVGHQIYILPLVHIIESIQPQIEQLKFLSKERLIKVREEYLPLLNLYQLMEIEPHAHTPEQGIVVLLESNNKRFGLCVDALVGQQQVVIKSLEKHYRRIPGVSGATIMGDGSVALILDVESLALHIKN from the coding sequence ATGTCCATCAATATGGTCGAATTCCATCAGGTTTTTTTTGAGGAAAGTCATGAACATCTTGAAAATATGGAGCAATTGCTACTGGCATTGGACCTAAATACCCCAGATCCCGAGGAATTAAACACGATTTTTCGCGCAGCTCACTCTATTAAAGGCGGCAGCGGCATTTTTGGTTTTACCGCCCTCACCAGCGTCACCCATGTGATGGAAAATTTGCTCGATAGGACACGTAAGGGCACCTTCGAACTCTCATCGGCCACCATTGATTTGCTTCTGCGCACAGTTGATACCCTTACACATATCTTAAGCCTCTACCGTGAAGAAGAGCCAATCGACTGGGAAGAGGTTGAATTTGCTAAAAATCAACTCATTGCCGCCCTAAATGGTGAGCCTTTTGAGCCGAATGCAAAAACCCAGAACAAGGCAGTAACAACCATGCCTGAAGTCGAAATACTGGTCGCCGATGGGACAAATATTCAATCAAAGCGCCAAACCCATGATGACGATCTCGGATTTGGTTTTTTTGAGAATGAGGTTGAACTTGCCCTCGCGACTGAAGGTGAACATTTTGGCTTTTTTGATGAGGCTTATACAGCAGCTGAGATCCGGGTGGAGGATATTGACCCCAAACCAACAATCGCCGTTCCCACGGGGAAAACGGCTTCTGATAACTTAGCTGCTGATTTGGATCATGACTTAGCTGACGACTTAGCCAATGGCTTAGATGATGAATTGGGTTTTGGCTTTTTTGAGCCGTTAACTCCCGCGCAGTTGGACAATGACACTAGTACCACGGGCGCTACGGATGCTGATGTAGTGACTCGCGCTAAAACCGATAATCTTGACCTGCAACCGATGGTCTTGCAATCGACAAATCAGCAACTTAATCAGCACCAAGGCGATCAACACGCTATTGATCACAAATCTAGGGGAGCTGCGGCGATTCAAAGCGCCTCCAAACGGCATGAGTCGCCGACCTCAGCCCAGGCAACATCTGAACACTCTATCGCTAACCCGACGCCCGCTAAATCGGCGAGTAAAAAATCCACCCCTCCAGCGCAGGATGCCACCCTAAGGGTTGAGACCTCAAAAATTGACACTTTAGTCAATCTGGCGGGCGAGCTAGTGATCACCCAGTCCATGTTAACGCTGATAGGCAATGAACTTGGCGGGGAGTTAGGGGAGAGACTTAAAACGGCACTCAATGAACTGGAACGTAACACCCGTGAGATGCAAGAGGCGGTCATGTCGGTGCGCATGTTGCCCGTCTCCTTCGTGTTTAACCGTTTCCATAGACTGGTCAGGGACTTATCCGAGCAACTGGGCAAGAATGTTAACTTGACTATCGAGGGCGGAAACACTGAGATCGATAAGGGCATGATTGAAAAATTGGTCGACCCTTTGACCCATTTAGTGCGCAATAGCTTAGATCATGGCATTGAAAACCCAGCAAAAAGACTGGCAGCGGGTAAATCTGAAATCGGTGAGTTATCCCTTAAAGCGAGCCAAAGGGGTGGCAGCATAGTGATCGCCGTGCACGACGATGGTGCGGGATTAAACCGAGAACGCATTCTGCAAAAGGCCCGTGAAAACGGCATGCAGGTTGCCGATAACGCCAATGATAAACACGTTTGGCAGTTGATATTTGCGGCGGGATTTTCCACCGCCCAGGAAGTGACCGACGTGTCGGGCCGCGGGGTGGGGATGGATGTTGTGCGTCGGAATATCGAAGCGCTCGGAGGCCGCATCGATATCGACTCGGTGGCGGGTCAAGGTGCAACCTTCGAAATTCAACTGCCGCTGACGCTAGCCATTGTCGATGGCATGAGTGTTTCTGTGGGGCATCAAATCTATATTTTGCCCTTAGTCCATATTATCGAATCGATTCAACCCCAAATAGAACAGCTTAAATTCCTTTCTAAAGAGCGGCTTATCAAGGTTCGGGAAGAGTATTTACCCTTACTGAACCTCTACCAACTGATGGAAATAGAGCCCCATGCCCATACGCCCGAGCAGGGCATAGTCGTATTACTCGAGAGCAACAATAAACGCTTTGGCTTGTGCGTCGATGCGTTAGTTGGACAACAGCAGGTAGTGATAAAGAGCCTTGAAAAACATTACCGCAGAATTCCTGGTGTATCGGGGGCAACAATTATGGGCGACGGCAGCGTGGCCCTTATCCTCGATGTTGAATCACTCGCACTGCATATTAAAAATTAA
- a CDS encoding response regulator, producing MSKKILIVDDSAAIRQMVEATLKSANYQVVLAKDGREALDLCGGQRFDFILTDQNMPRMDGLTLIKSLRGMSAFMRTPIIMLTTEAGDDMKAQGKAAGATGWMVKPFDPQKLLAITAKVLG from the coding sequence ATGAGTAAGAAAATATTGATAGTGGATGATTCGGCAGCCATCAGACAGATGGTCGAGGCCACATTAAAATCGGCTAATTACCAAGTGGTATTAGCAAAGGATGGCCGAGAAGCCTTGGACTTATGTGGTGGACAGCGGTTTGATTTTATTTTAACCGATCAAAATATGCCCCGTATGGATGGCTTAACCTTGATCAAATCCCTGCGGGGGATGTCGGCATTTATGCGCACCCCCATTATTATGCTGACGACTGAAGCCGGGGACGATATGAAGGCCCAAGGTAAAGCGGCAGGTGCCACGGGATGGATGGTCAAACCCTTTGATCCCCAAAAGTTATTAGCGATTACAGCTAAAGTGCTGGGCTAA
- a CDS encoding methyl-accepting chemotaxis protein, whose product MTYKDGAVAVLAVVIGYLLGSMTNWIMSPITAVALMLFWQFYVEKQTTHSQDCDEQVDKQQHSAHWQTHINLYQETISTLGDCETNINNVLTVQEDAVSLLGDSFDGLGRLMTEQTGFISDLVKSADDAEIFHSEQMKQFANNTSQTLERFIQSTIEMSASTMELLEKVNLIYESMPQAMKALQDIDQISSQTNLLALNAAIEAARAGDAGRGFAVVADEVRALSNRSAGFSEGIQKQLKSIQKQIEQLTQHVSKVAAQDMTYIIDAKKDIDTALRQIIVKAERDSKVIERIDSSAHELERAISDTIRGLQFSDITSQNLSYTNQSLHHLKASLLQITSLSHEEFGIEGSAITTKMSQNRKETHNPVSRNEMTSGEVELF is encoded by the coding sequence ATGACATACAAGGATGGCGCCGTAGCAGTCTTGGCCGTAGTAATAGGATACCTATTGGGTTCAATGACGAACTGGATTATGAGCCCAATAACAGCCGTTGCACTCATGTTGTTTTGGCAGTTTTACGTGGAAAAGCAAACAACACATAGCCAAGATTGCGACGAACAAGTCGATAAACAGCAGCACAGTGCCCATTGGCAAACCCACATCAACCTCTATCAAGAAACGATCTCTACACTCGGCGACTGTGAGACGAATATTAATAATGTTCTTACTGTTCAAGAAGATGCTGTTAGTTTATTGGGTGATTCCTTCGATGGATTAGGCCGATTGATGACGGAACAAACGGGGTTTATTTCCGATCTTGTTAAGAGTGCCGACGACGCAGAAATATTCCATTCTGAGCAAATGAAGCAATTTGCCAATAATACTTCACAGACATTGGAGCGCTTTATTCAATCCACCATTGAGATGTCAGCATCGACAATGGAATTATTGGAAAAGGTCAATCTCATTTATGAGTCTATGCCCCAGGCGATGAAAGCCCTGCAGGATATAGATCAAATCTCATCACAAACCAATTTACTTGCGTTAAATGCGGCCATTGAAGCTGCCCGAGCGGGGGATGCTGGACGCGGGTTTGCGGTGGTTGCCGATGAGGTTCGTGCACTCTCTAACCGCAGTGCAGGATTTAGTGAAGGGATCCAAAAACAGCTCAAGTCGATTCAAAAACAGATAGAGCAACTTACACAGCACGTGAGTAAGGTTGCAGCACAGGATATGACATATATCATTGATGCAAAAAAGGATATTGATACGGCGCTGAGGCAAATTATTGTCAAGGCAGAAAGGGACTCTAAAGTCATTGAACGGATTGACTCCTCAGCCCATGAATTGGAACGGGCAATATCCGATACCATTAGGGGACTGCAATTTAGTGATATTACTTCCCAAAACCTCAGTTACACCAATCAATCATTACACCATTTAAAAGCTTCTCTTTTGCAGATCACCAGCTTATCACACGAAGAATTTGGTATTGAAGGTTCTGCAATAACAACAAAAATGAGTCAGAACAGAAAAGAAACACATAATCCAGTTTCTAGGAATGAAATGACAAGTGGTGAAGTTGAACTCTTTTAA